Below is a window of Syngnathus typhle isolate RoL2023-S1 ecotype Sweden linkage group LG12, RoL_Styp_1.0, whole genome shotgun sequence DNA.
ctgattttttttcttttaatacaaATCATGCATGACCTTTAAAATGTATGCGCGCAGAGTTGGTGTTCTTGGCTTTTTCCGTTTAACACAAAGGTAGAAGGAAGATGCGGGTGAATCAGGCAGACAGGTGTATCCGATATTTCTCATGCAGGTAGTAGATAGCTACCGAGAAAGCAAAGTGCAATGGTGCACATGAGCGGAGATTAATGCGCTCCAAGTAGAGGactctaaaaaaaatatatttttttaacttctgTTATGGACTTAGTTGATGTTTGGATGGCTAACCATGTGCGCAAAAGGAATTTTTGAAACGTGTGTGTTGGAGACAATCCAGATATTccccaatgttttttttgttttttttgtagaaatgtctttttattttgtgtgtattaTTTGCAAACCGCTCATGGGATGCTGGAATTGCTTGAGCTTGTGGTGATAAAAGTAAGAAGTAAAAAGTAATATATTAAATAATCAAAAGTTCAAGGAAGGTCCCATAAAGATATGTCATAAGGAAGCATGAGGTAGTAAGATTTAAATGATGTCCTCTTagttcagatattaaatatcatCTGATGGTACCTGCAGTAGGGAGAAACCCACTTAGTGTCTATTAAGGTAATTTGGGTCCCATCTGCAGCTCCTTGACCTGCTTATTCATTATCATGACATCACCCTACCTGTCGATGTCCACAGCTACGTAAGCATTAAATAGCCACAGACATTAGTGTAATGTCATTTAAATCACTGACCTGGTTCTAAGATTTCAACCAAGCTcctaaaataaaatctgctgcctttaaaagttattttattttatatttaaagtcGACTGTTTGGGAAATGGTTcatggtcgtttttaaataaaaacaattcctcaaattcaaaatatatttctcaaatagatttttgtttttatttgtccaTGTGGAAATACAGCTATGATTGTAAAATAAGCTACAATCATTTGAGAAAATAAGTACACAATTTTGTACAGTCTGTACTTTTCGTCAGTCTGTGTACACAAGctaaatttgtttattttacaaCCGCTCCGGGGACTTTCTAGGtgtgtcttgtttaagtactcTCACCACCTCAGGCTGAGGCAAGTTATTGTTTTACATAAATGACCAAACAAAATGGGGTTAATTTAATGACTTAAACAATTTCTGCCAAGCCATGACAGAACCTACGCTGGATTTTACAGATGAGCTTGTGTGTTAGGGAACATCACAATCACATCCTTTCTTTGTCAGCCTTTCAATCACTGGTTAATCTTTCATTTTGAGGCTGGTTCGTGTACTTTTTGGGCAAATTGCTTCCTAATCTTCTGGAGGTTATTGCGGATGTCATAGTCGCTCTTTTCGGGTAATTCTTTAAAGCTCTTAAAATGATTCCACCATCATTCGCAATTATTTTCTTTGGATTACCCAATTGACAtctgatatctttttttttttttttttttgtgttgctgaCCAACTACTACTTTGTTGACCAAACAAAAATGGCTGATCCTTGCTTGACTTCCCGCAGTGGGTATTTATGTCGTCATTATTTTCCATTCATTCCGAGTTCATCCAGTGCGGCCGTGACCATAATGCGACAATCTCTGCACGCTCAATTACCCTCTCACTTGACATTATACCAGCAGCCTTATTGCTTCATTCATCAGACTCGCTCCTTTCACTTTGAGGGACGTTTCATGTAGCTCCGTTCATGCATGAGTAACACAGGAGAATATGCACGTTCATGACTACTTTGTGGAGAAAGCATGGAAAAGTCAAAccctgtgaagaaaaaaaaaaaagtggcttcaTGAATATGCACATTTGGGACAACTTGATTGAGAGTAGTGACGGGataatgaagcttcaaaattgCTTCGTTGTATTTTGTTGACGCCTCTAGATGGCAAAATTGAAAATAAGCTGAAAATGCATTTGGAGCTCAGAGTGCTCAGCAAATACGAACAAATGAAGGAAAAGAGCTGTCGGATGTCATTTTTCCCTTTTTCGCCCCGACATTGCCACCGCATTACGTAAGTAGTCAAACAAATCCATTTGCACGGGAAATTATATCTTTGCTCACATTTTTACCTTATCCAAAACCGTGTTTGTACTGTGGATATGAATAGAACTCATGAAAGATTGGATTATTTTGAATTCAATAAATCACTGTCTGCTAAGAATTGCGTTGCTTTCTGAGTAATACTTTTCTCGCCTAGCTAACATTAAGGCCGCTGTGTGAATATTCCACCTGTGTCAACGGCTGATGGCAAACCCTCCCAGCTGTCTAAAATCGGCACAGCAGCAGTATCAAACTGAGAGGAACAAAACTGTAATTAATGGATCACATTTTGACTGGTTTAATTTTAGCAGATGCCAAGATTAGCTTAGAGATTTATAACCTAGGGAACATTCACGGAATTGCGTTTCAGAAAATCCTGTCCCTCCAGAGAACGcaacagggaggggaggggctgggtggggagggggggggggatgattaCTGATATTTTTCTATATGACAGCTGCCAAATATGGTCTTTAGGCAGGCTAAAGTGTTTCCAAATGCCGCCTGCTTATTCAGCTGCTTGTTACACGGGCATTAACTGTCCTGTTTGCGCATCACACGCCACATCGCCGAGCTTATGTGGGCTCACATATACACGGCCGGGTTTTTTTATCTGAAATTTATTTTCCCAGATAGTTGCGGACCTTTGTGTCCATTAATGAACATATTTCCCGTAGATACTCCATGGAATGTAATATCGGTACTAGGCAATACGGCCCAGTTGTCCACTGAGGATTGGACTTTAAAGCTACTTAATGTCTAGGGGTTTCTTTCCCTCATGTTATTCCAAACAAAGCACATTTTGGTATTTTGTTAACACACATGCGTGGGCTCAGCCTTAAAGCATCTTGATTTTTCTCTTGTTTACCGTGATGGGAAATTTGCTGGgcatctgtgtttttgtttttggataATTTGGTAACTGAAAGTATGCTTGACCTTAGACCAGCTCAGAGTAGGTCAAAATTGTGGCGCTGGTGGATTTGGCTGAGGTGCCTGAAGACATATGCGTGCGATTGGGTCCTATGCAACTTAGTCCACTTAAGGGATGATAATTAATGTAATGAATTAAATTAGACTTAAATATTTGAATAGGCCCCAGGCTATGTTTTACAAGAAATGTCTGGTCCcaatgtaaaataaatgttaACCAGGATTCTGACTCACTTTGCAGCATACACATTGAAGCACATTATCACATCCATTAATGTGCCTCTTCCATTTATATCATTTATACTAGCATTATTTTGTCTTCCTCACAAACATTTAAGATGACAAGAGGGATATAACGTTGAACACAGTCCTCACAGTCTCCTTGGAAACCGGATCAGAATCTTCTCCAATATGCATCAAAACGCACTGGTCAAAGATGATCATGTGAGCTTCTAAATATTTCCGTATCACTATACACAAGTCATGGGATGTTGTCCTGAACGTGACTGTACCATGTGATCATCATGTGtagagcacaaaaaaaagaaaaagaaaacaccttTCTCTTGATGGGAATCAAATGGGCTTTGAATTATAACCCCAAGCCACTTCTCGCTCAGAAATGAAATGAGTCACATGTCGCCAAACTCTCTAGCACGGTGCAATTATAGCGTTGCACGGCCACGGCTCAATttttaatttccacattttcatTGATGTGAAAACCGATGAGCTTTTTCTAATGGCTTCACAGGAGGTATATgagctgattgttttttttttttgtttttttttttgctccagtgGTGTATTTTCTGTCAATGGGAAAGATGAAGAGAATCTACAGAAGCGAGCATACTCTTTTTCCTTGTGCTGATTCTACCCAACCTGCAGCTGCATAATGACAAAattgtaatttgttgcatcgACGGGGGTTCAATTTTGCCCCTGAATAATGCAACGGCTGAACGGCGCCACCTTGAATCGAAGGTGCGGCGTTCAGGAAAGAAATGGAGTGCAACATGGGctgaaaggaaggaaaaaaatctctcACTCCTCTCCTCACCTCGGTTTTGtgtcagtcacacacacacaaatggcgAGCTGTGAAAAGACACTTCCCTCTCTGAACATCCCACGAGAAATCTCACTTTCTTCTTCTCATCCTCTCGCCATCCCATATTTTCTGACATGTTTGTTCTTTAACGCCTGATGTGTGTGTAATTAAAAGGCAGCGATACAATGACTGCGTAAAAGAGCCCGATGATTTCTGACCAAGAGTAGaggtatgcaacgaaatttcgttttgtgtgtaccgagtgtttacaaaatgacaataaagtctgtctaagtctaaggtACCGAAGGGCCGACCGATTAATCGTTTTGTCGATTGATTATTCTATTAGGCTGATATTGAATTtccctttgttttgtttgtccagCTTTTGTTTACGGTGCATTGCTAAGATTTTAAACTAATgtattaattgattaatttgatTTTAGTTAAATAATTTAATGCTTTTGGTTACTTATGTATTTACTAACTTTTTTTGTCCTGAATTTTTGATTCGATTTTAGTTGAAtgatttaatgtttttatttacttatttactaaCTTATTATTTTGTCCTTAAATTTCCTTCTGtttaagatttaaaaaaaaatgaaaaaagtattgttaaagtcaaatgttttattttaagtgacgaaaataataaatgaatatattCGGTATGTATTTTCAGAATCAATCAGCCGATTAATCGGTTTTCAAATATCGGCGATGACatcggctaaaaaaaaaaaaatccggtcGGGCCCAACTGTACCGTTGTCCCTTTTACACCAGGGTCAAGTTCTAATGGTGGACCCCGTCTGTCTCAAGTAGAGCAAGATAGTAATACGACAATAGAGTTTTATCTGCAGGAAGTAAGGATCACCGTCTGTCACTTTGAGGGCTTAATGTTGACACGTGAGGGTGATAACACCTCACAAAGAtcataaaaaaatgacacagaCAAAGTCATAATGGGTGTTTAAATGCAATAAGGCAGATGAACAAACACTCTGCCTCAACTACCAGCACAAAGCCAAAAATTCTGCTTGTAACTCCAATGTCAAAGGGGGACATGAAAATCTCTAAATGACTTTATTGAGGTTACGCATGTGAGTGATCTGCCCTTTGCTTCCGAGCAGTTCGCGTTTTATCGTACTTCCTCATTCTCTCTCAGGGGGTGTAGCGTATTTTGTCAACAGAAGACATCAGAGGAGGAAACACCGACGCGATACTTCTCTGTTGGTTTACTAGACTGAAACGAGACTATTTTCGTAGATTGGATCTCGCCTGTTACTTTCCGTCCTTTTCTTTTGTTGCTATAAATCTGAAATAACATTTCCCCACACATATTTAATTTGGAATAGTTCtaaattttttcttttaaatgattttttatagATGTTTTGACAGGTCAGCAGGATGGGGTGAAGAGCACTCTCCTCAGGTGACCTCCAGGCAGATGACCCGTGATGGCCACAGTATCACCTCCACTGTAAGTGCACcattgaaaaaatataatatattaaaaataataataataatttaaactcacattgcttgattttttttttaagtttgaagGACGGTGTGATAAATACAGAACATCAAAGTCCCAAAGAGGAGCAGCAGGAGTTCCTGAGATCACTGGAAAACATCCTGCTCACCATTGTGCTTTCCATCATAATCATCATGACGGTTTTTGGCAACCTGTTGGTCATGGTGGCGCTCTGCAAGGACCGCCATTTGCGGTGagacttttcaaaataaaataaaaaacaaaaacaggtttAACTTTGAGTTCTCGTCCTTCCAGCAAGAAAAAAACCAACTACTTCATCGTGTCGCTGGCCTTTGCTGACTTATTGGTGGCGTTGGTGGTGATGCCCTTTGCGGCCATCGAGCTGACCACCGGCGTGTGGAAATACGGCGAGATATTCTGTCTCGTACGCACATCGCTGGACGTCCTCTTGACCACCACATCCATCTTCCATCTGTGCTGCATTGCACTGGACAGgtcttgatgtttttttgtgtaCGTCAACAAAAGGAAAACTAGGTCATCTGACATTTGCCGTGTATTTCAGGTATTACGCTATTTGCTGCCAGCCTCTTGTGTACCGACACAAGATGACCCCTCTGCGAGTAGCGGTGATGCTCGGCGGCTGCTGGCTCATCCCCACGTTCATTTCCTTCCTACCTATCATGCAAAGCTGGAACGCCATTGGCATCGAGGATATAGTAAGTCCTCACTCACTTGGCACGCTTTGCTTCAGACGAGGTAATCAACTcttgcaggggaaaaaaaaaaaaatcccaatccAAGGTCAAGTCAATATATAGCAAGCGAGAGTCGGTATATCCTCCTTAAAGAGCAAGATGTTCTTTCGGCGAGGGCAATAGGAACATAAAACTCGGCAGCCTCATATTGTGTCTTTCTAATAACATTTTCAATCCCTCCAACAATGACACGGTAATGCAGTGATCACAAAACAATTTTGTCCTCAGCGGAGGCTGACTGGCTGCGAGCAATGACAGCACTTGAGCggacttttttttctgctggtCCGCCTGTGTTTTTAGGGGTTTTTTGCGGCCAGGTTATTTCAGAGCTAGCTTGAAATGAGCTGCGCAAATCCCCGGGGGGGGGAGGGCAGAGATGGACTTATTCATTCAGCCACGTTTAATGAAATACacatctctgctttttttttttccccctaagcCACGGGCTGCTCCCGAACGACATACGTGTCAGGAACGCTGGGGAGAATTAGGTCAGCCATACAATGGGGTGGGAAAGTCACTTCAATTGGGTGCTATTTTAACGAAAAAGGATTTAATCAGGTGCTGGTGTTCTATGCGACGTAACGACGATTTAGGTATCAGGATTGAGCTAGCGCAATAATGGATATAAATTGCAAAGTCTCATGGCATGACGAGGTCCGGTTTAATGATACATCACGAGCAAAGTCTCGCCGCACGCTGAGATTTATGGGTGGCAAAATTCACTTTTTTGGCTTGAGCGCACTTGCCGAATGTAAAAAGATGTGCAGACATTTCACCTTTGCTTTCCGGGGACACGGTGTACCTCGGTGAGCCGACATCGATCATAACAAACCTTTTAAGATGCCGTCTTGCAAATGGGCGGAAAATTCCAGTTAATTTCAACGAATATTCGGGGAAACATCCAATGTGGAGTTTAGCTGGTTGGGGTTCCACCAGACCTTCACGGAGCTCACAATCTGTCTGCATTTCATTCTCACCTTTTTTCCAGATAGAAGAGAGGCGGACCCCGCCAGGTGGCTCCAACGACACAAGCTGCGTCTTTCTGGTCAACCGTCCGTACGCTCTCATCTGCTCCACGGTGGCCTTCTACGTGCCTCTGGCCCTCATGGTCCTCGCCTACCAACGCATCTACGTGACCGCCATGAGCCACGTGCGGCAGATCGAGACCCTCCAACGCGCCGGATCCGCTCCGGCCGCCGGGACGCCCGCCGCCGTGGTCACGGCGAGGTCATCCACGTGCTCGGACCCGGCGGACCATTACCACCTCACAACGGCTGAGGGAGCCTTCTTACCGGAGTCGGCTCCCGTAGCCAACAGCCGCATGCGTGTCGAGACAAAGGCGGCAAAGACCCTGGCTGTTATTATGGGCTGCTTTTGCCTGTGCTGGGCGCCGTTTTTCATCACCAACGTGGTGGACCCCTTCATTCACTACTCTGTGCCCTGGCAGTTGTGGACGGCATGGTTATGGCTGGGCTACATTAACTCCGGCCTTAATCCTTTCCTGTACGCCTTCCTGAACCGAGCTTTTCGGAGGGCCTTCCTAGTAATTCTTTGTTGCGGAGATGAACGCTTCGCAAGGCAGCGGAGCTTCTCCTGCGGACCTACGCACAGAGTCTGCTCGCCCACATCCGTCAATGGGACGTCAATGGCGCTAAGGTAAATACACCACTTTTCCATATTTTtaggattaccgtattttccgcactataaggggcacctaaaaacctccaattttctcaaaagccgacagtgcgccttataatccggtgcgccttatatatgaacaaagttttaagatgggccattcattgaaggtgcgccttatattccggTGCGCCATCTATATAAACAAACTTTTAAGATGGGCCATtcattataatccggtgcgccttatagtgcggaaaatacggtatacatcGAGCTATACACAAGAGTCTGTTAACCTGCAAAGACATATCGGGACACTAAAAATGCCAAAACATGAATAcgtaatatgtgctaaacactaacaaaacatttgtttatGTCTTGAAATAAACATCGAGTCTGTGAGCAGCTCACCACATACAAAGACCACACACAAATCCGAACAGTAGCATTAGCTCTGTCGCTAACGTAGCATGAGAGGTGTCCATTTATTTTAGTTACTAAAGTtgggtcgccatggcaacaataGAGATGCTATTTGCCTCTTTTTACAAGCCGCCTTCCAAATAATTACAAAGCATTTTCTATTATAGGATGTGATTTA
It encodes the following:
- the LOC133163744 gene encoding 5-hydroxytryptamine receptor 4-like; translation: MATVSPPLLKDGVINTEHQSPKEEQQEFLRSLENILLTIVLSIIIIMTVFGNLLVMVALCKDRHLRKKKTNYFIVSLAFADLLVALVVMPFAAIELTTGVWKYGEIFCLVRTSLDVLLTTTSIFHLCCIALDRYYAICCQPLVYRHKMTPLRVAVMLGGCWLIPTFISFLPIMQSWNAIGIEDIIEERRTPPGGSNDTSCVFLVNRPYALICSTVAFYVPLALMVLAYQRIYVTAMSHVRQIETLQRAGSAPAAGTPAAVVTARSSTCSDPADHYHLTTAEGAFLPESAPVANSRMRVETKAAKTLAVIMGCFCLCWAPFFITNVVDPFIHYSVPWQLWTAWLWLGYINSGLNPFLYAFLNRAFRRAFLVILCCGDERFARQRSFSCGPTHRVCSPTSVNGTSMALRLSFLPNRSYCDNKRTILANEPESQDSLGPL